DNA from Phocoena phocoena chromosome 1, mPhoPho1.1, whole genome shotgun sequence:
GCATGTATTACGAGCATTGTCTCATAAACCATAAAACATATTAACCTTGTACTTCCATTTTTAACAGTAAGAGGTAACTCACCTTCATTGATGAACGTAACCGGTGGTATCTTGAAAGGGCTTTTGGTGGGAGAAGTTGCCAGATCAGGTGGTGGCATTAAATCTCTGGGGTAACCTGGATCCCTCTGTATCTCATTGCCTCCCAGCAGACCAGGAGTATACTGATAACTGTTAGGAATGTGCTGTGGCACTACCTGGACGAGAGGAGGAGACACATGGGGGTCTTGTCGGGAAAATATCCTCAAGCACTGTTCTTCCAACAAAGTGATCATCACAGACTGGTTATTGACAAGATCAGTCAAGGAAGCATATTTCAGCTCTAGTTCCCTGTACCTTGTTGCCATCTTCAACATTTCTGTGGTGACATTGAggattttattttccaactgGGAAAGTTCGAGTGAATTATCCCTCTTACGGATAATCTCATGTAATAGTTGCATATAGAGTTGAGTAACACGAGAGTTCATGTTACGGCTTTCTTTTCTCAGCAGCTTTACCTCATTGACAATGTTTCCATCTACATCCACCACCAATTGCAGGACATCTATCTCCCGCTTCTGCCTGGAGAGCACGTCCTTCaggttttcaaggtccatcctgGTGATCATGTCTTTAATGGTACCTGCATCTTGCCCTTTGGTATTGACACATATTGGCCCTGTTATTTTTTGTTCAGGTACCAGGAACGTGTATGAACATTTCTTTGCTTCCTCTTTACCATCTGTGGCACGAGGGTATCTCCTctgggttattttttttattttgaactgtCCTCCTCTGCAATGTCCAATGCCCATTAGTAGGAAGAATAGCACACTTAGGGTCCAGGTAAAAGCCTTCATTTTGAAATGAGGTTGTGTGacgtctttaaaaaaaaaagaaaaaaaagatgaagggaaaaagtagaaaagaatttATATTAATCTACTTTTAAAGTCAGTAACATAAAAAAAGTATCTAAGGGAAAAACTGAATATCTATTGGTGTTAATAAATTGGGCCAGAATTAAAgttattaatttcttaaattcaGTATTAAGCACCTTcctgtttgtttaaaaattaggttTCAGAGATGAGCTCTCCAACTACCACCTTATTGTAATGCTTTTTGTTCCCCAGCTCAATGAGCAGATCTTGGTGAGTGCCCACTGTGTGCTGAGGCATATTGTTAGGTGCTCTTGCGGCTTCTGAGACCCTGATAAGACACTTTTCTTACCTTTAAAAAGTTCACTTGCTATCTTAAGGCTTGGAAAATGGTACATAATGTTGGTAAGGCATTAATTAAAACATCTTCTCTAACTAGTATGAAAGTTGCCcgtgttttttatttatattgtgcGGTTTCAGTTAAATTGGCCCTCTCTAATAAGTATCTTTTTTatctatcaaattaaaaaaatatttttagacaaaTCTAAAACCAGAAAGTTTTAGcatcatattttttgtttgtttttgtaacatGTCCTTTTGGGATTGATGACAAGTTTAAGAATGATAGCATGCTCACAGTCATTATTGTGGGTAATTGTGTTTCCTAAATCGTAATCATATGTACGCTCTCAGCTTATATATGATTCAGCAGGTTCATTTTTCTAACAGAAGTTCTACTGAACTTCATTTTAGtcaaatgttaataattttttataacgATTACCAAGGAAAGAAACTCATCTGTCATTGAATCTGATCGTTAGAGTTGGAAAGTACCTTAAAGACCATCTCATCTCATTCAAGACAAGACCTCTTTGCTCCCATGGGTATGTTGAAAGCCAAGGCCATGGCCACACAAATAGATAATATTAGAACCAGGTCTAGAATTCAGGTTCCCTGGCTCTTCAGTCAGTGTTTATAGCAGTGGCGCATACGCTAAAATGTGTGCTTGGAATGTTCCATTTTTGCTGTGGCAGATACATACTTGCCTTTTATAGTACAATTTCTATAGAAACACTCGAGGAAACCATAAGAGTAGTTCCAAGAACCAaagctgctttctttttctttagttacCTCCCTAAATAGTAGTAGCAGTTAGAAAGAGTAAGATGTGTCACCCCATCAGGTTCATTAACAAGCTGCTATAGTATAGCCCACCTTCTCTCTCTTATAAACTTGATTCCTGTCTGCTGTTTCTGAAGGATGGCAGTGGATATACTAAGAAATTTTCTATCCCATTTTCCAACCAGGTacttgttttttgctttggggAGCCAGGTCCCAAGTTGTTTATGCCTGCTATTAATAAATAGCAACGCAGCAATAACAATAGTTCATTTTTATTGGGTGTGTGttaagtgccaggcattgtttcAGCCTTTTACACGTATTAAATCATTTACATCTCACCACAACCCTCTGAGGTagattattattatccttatcttcaaatgaagaaactgacatccAGATGTTAAGTACCTCACAGCTTCTAAGACATGgaaccagaatttgaactcaggcagaaGACTCCAGGGTTCACGTTTTTCAATAACAACTACATCATATGGCAACGTATTCTAACCTTTTTTCTATCACCAACACTGTAACAATCCCTTATATTTTTGTAGTGCTTAACGCGTGTTAACTGTTTGCATTCACAACAGCACTGTGAAGTAAACATCTACCATTTTGCAAAGAAATAAACCTGGAGGAGCTAAAACACTCAACTGGGATTCAGATCTTCTACTCATAACTTTCTAGAcctgtgatttttatccttgTCATGTAGTAACTGCAGAGGAGTCTTAACTTTGTGTTCCTTGTCTTTTACAGTCTTTTCCTGGTTTGTATCTCTTTACATTGACCCATTAACTTAATTATGCACAGGTATTTGTGGATCATTTTTATATCCCAGACTTTTCTGCTGTCACTCCTTTCCCTCCATATGTATTCTGTTAGTTGATAGTTACCTGTCTAACTTGATTATGAAGCCTCCTAAAATTAAAGGTTGTATCAATGAAATATGGACTCTTCAACTAGAGTCATAAAGATGACTACTGCTTTCTAAAACCATGTCTCCTTACTTTGGTGTTTTCAAATGAAATGAGTAATGTTTGCAAAACAGGGtgataatgaaaataaagcaaagaatggATGGAATGtacagaattctttttcttttcctaacatGAGATAGGTGCATAGTAATATTCCATGTTTGTGTCAAAGGCTTTCTGTTTGCTGACTGAGAGCCAGAAGTACACTTGGATgagtacttttagttttttgcgTTCATACTTCGCCTTCTGACATTAGTAGAAAACTTAGACCGAGtgtcatctattttatttaaaaaggactCTAGTTACTATACTAGAGTTACCTGTAccaaaaaccaataaaatatttcttgttaTACTTGCAGATTCATAGAATTTAgatatggtttatttttaaaacggCGGACAGTAAAATAGAAGCCATCAGCCTGCTGGGTAAACGTATAGCATTTCTCCTGCGTAGTTAACGTATCCAGTGTTCAGATGCACTCATTTCAGTCACTTCAGGAATGGAATGGAAACTCTTAGATCATAAAGTTATTTTATCTAAATAAACTAGTATGAAATAAGCTACCAAAACAAGGAAAATTCAGAGAGTATGAAGAAACCTCAAAACATGTAGACTTTTCTGAACAGTATTCTGACTGAAGATCTTGTATTCCTATCAGACACAGATTTTTATAGAACTAAGAGCATATAATGCAAGTCTGCTAATGTGACTTTGTATCCGTGTTATCATGGAAgaacaaaaatgtgaaaatacaaaTCTAAATTAAAATAGCAGTAGCTTCCTTTTGGTGTGTTCTGCCTTGGCTCTTTGTGGGTTCCTGTATAATTAAATCATAAGATGAATTCTTGTCTACCATAAGAGACTCTGACCTAAGTTAATATTTAAAGGAGACaaccaaaagtttattttttaaaaaaacaaatacaattccCTTAACCTTTACAAAAGTCATGACTTTGTTGTCACCTAAAGCTGAATAAGGAACCACACTTCTTAAGGAGTAGACTAGCTACATCATGAGtaaaggagtttttaaaatacatttactgTTTACCTTTTATGAAAACATTCTCTTATTTGTATTTTCCCACATATGTTCAGTTTTTAAAGTGAAAGATCCATAAATCTGTGTTACATCATAAAACCTTTCTGTATATGTTAAAATTTTCCTAGGTCCCTCGAGAATGTTGTAAATTAGTCACAGTATACTTAAGCTTAAATCTATGTCTTTGCTTGGTTGTTTTTagggggggagaaaaaaagccttccatgctttgagttaattttattggtactatttttcttcatagttgCTACATTGCCAGCTAGTAGGGAGAAGAAATGAAAGTTAGGATATACTTCCTTTCAGATGGTAAATGCATAGAGGCATTTAACTGGCTGTGTCACGCACTGAAAACAGCATGAGGCAATGAACTTAAATTTATGAAGCACCAAAGATACCTTAGATAAAGACTTCTAGATTGTGAATTATGTTCTGGGAAGAGACTTGAGAACAGTTTCATCCCCTGGAGATATTTAAGGAAGGGATAAATAGTTATCTGGGTTTCAGATTAAATGCTTGCCTAAGGCTTCAGTAAGAACTGAGGTTTAACTGAGGTCCTGTATTTTCATagcgacaacaacaaaaaaagaaagagatgacaGTATTTCAGATCCAGTATTGTTTGGAAATTTTATCGGAATTTCTTGTAAAATATGTTTAACAGAGATCCTCCCAGTATTGAGAGTTTTGAATCTTTAAGGAAAGGACATGAAAGTAAAGTTGAAGAAATCCTATTTAGCTTTACCATTTTTTGCTTGTTGAAGATTCTTACCttgaatttctttgatttttaaaaggacagAGGACCCCCAGATCATAACAAATTTAAGTGTCTTTGGTGTTAAAGCTCATTGTTGGTAactagtaattttatttttaataattctagTAATACAATTAAACAAAGCCCCCAGATAGAATATTGAAAGAATCGTGTTTGTTGACCTATATTTTTGGTCTTTTAATTACGTATTTAAGTAATTGTATCTTCTGGGTTCTTATTTGCTATTGTTAATGCTGACGACTTACACAATACTtctatcacattttatttcttctcctcaATTATAATCTGTAAGGTTTTaggattttttaatgtatcaatCGCTTTGCTTTTTCACGTAATTCCAGTTGTAGCAGTTTTAATTTCTGTTGCCCAAGTTAAAGTACTGTTACAT
Protein-coding regions in this window:
- the ANGPTL1 gene encoding angiopoietin-related protein 1; protein product: MKAFTWTLSVLFFLLMGIGHCRGGQFKIKKITQRRYPRATDGKEEAKKCSYTFLVPEQKITGPICVNTKGQDAGTIKDMITRMDLENLKDVLSRQKREIDVLQLVVDVDGNIVNEVKLLRKESRNMNSRVTQLYMQLLHEIIRKRDNSLELSQLENKILNVTTEMLKMATRYRELELKYASLTDLVNNQSVMITLLEEQCLRIFSRQDPHVSPPLVQVVPQHIPNSYQYTPGLLGGNEIQRDPGYPRDLMPPPDLATSPTKSPFKIPPVTFINEGPFKDCQHAKEAGHSISGIYMIKPENSNGPMQLWCENSLDPGGWTVIQKRTDGSVNFFRNWENYKKGFGNIDGEYWLGLQNIYMLSNQDNYKLLIELEDWSDKKVYAEYSSFRLEPESEFYRLRLGTYQGNAGDSMMWHNGKQFTTLDRDKDMYAGNCAHFHKGGWWYNACAHSNLNGVWYRGGHYRSKYQDGIFWAEYRGGSYSLRAAQMMIKPID